A portion of the Thermotoga sp. SG1 genome contains these proteins:
- a CDS encoding ATP-binding protein → MKPFSQIATSHKDIVQGHLTMDVFAADLWQIVSGKAPLDYKDPDLFFKKTFLTKGLKNILDTAEKRLKGSTGDSVIQLQTPFGGGKTHTLIALYHKAKEWNANVVVIDGTALDPKEEKLWEEMERQLTGEVTLTRGNTSPGKEKLIELISKKSPVLILMDEVLEYMAKAMGVKVGDSNLATQSLAFIQELTGAVSAVGNALLVVTLPSSVLEHYDENTERMFQKLQRITGRTEKIYTPVSDEEIVCVVKKRLFERINEEEAKKIVDEFIEYAKSEGILSSEEEVLEYRKRFLESYPFKPEVIDVLYKRWGSFPFFQRTRGVLRLLSLVVHELLKENLPFIRICDFNLKNEDLRKELVKHLGSEWESVISQDITDSSSGAKTVDKELPASYSSYKLGTAVSTAIFMMCFTGRGSIEVSIKEIKKAVSVPGLPSSVIDTVINNLKEKLFFLSDEGLFFTNQPNLNRILVTREENIEENEIYEKELEILKKHVTNGSHGFKVYLHPKFPKDVPDNSDLKLVILASEKPSIDFLERCGESPRVYRNTLVFLCVDETQRGAFYGYLKKLIAAMSVQRSDLVRSLTEGQKRELGNKIKNYEEREYEELRKYYRKLFLPGKDGFEEMDMSYPMYGGESFLDKEIYEYLKEQGKILEDISPKFIKAKYLSENDYLETSRLYDAFLKTPGEIMLKSKDVLINGIKRGVEEGLFGFGYLEEEKPVCVKIDDRLEDVTFEENEIIVKPDICKKDAQTEKKEGEEGTGSSEENQTYGGIELGGSVTISESAETSTVSDEKKIRQLRLELKVPIGQTSTVTRILNYLKDRFSRVTVTVSIQAEDGGLEKSDYEDRILEALRQSGINIISEDKK, encoded by the coding sequence ATGAAACCGTTTTCTCAGATAGCAACTTCACACAAAGACATTGTCCAGGGTCATCTCACGATGGATGTTTTTGCCGCTGATCTATGGCAGATTGTAAGCGGCAAAGCCCCGCTCGATTATAAAGACCCTGACCTTTTCTTTAAAAAGACCTTTCTCACAAAAGGTCTCAAAAACATCCTGGATACTGCCGAAAAAAGACTCAAAGGAAGCACGGGTGATTCAGTCATACAACTTCAGACACCGTTCGGCGGAGGAAAAACTCACACTCTCATAGCACTCTATCACAAGGCAAAGGAGTGGAATGCAAACGTTGTGGTTATCGATGGAACAGCCCTGGATCCAAAAGAAGAAAAGCTCTGGGAAGAAATGGAAAGACAGTTGACAGGAGAAGTTACCTTAACAAGAGGAAATACATCTCCAGGTAAAGAGAAGCTGATTGAACTCATCTCAAAAAAGTCTCCAGTGTTGATCCTAATGGACGAAGTTCTCGAGTACATGGCCAAGGCTATGGGTGTAAAGGTAGGGGATTCCAATCTTGCCACACAAAGCCTTGCGTTCATACAGGAACTCACAGGAGCGGTATCCGCTGTTGGAAATGCCCTGCTGGTTGTCACCCTTCCATCAAGTGTTCTAGAGCACTACGATGAAAACACAGAAAGAATGTTTCAGAAACTTCAGAGAATCACCGGAAGAACCGAAAAGATATACACACCGGTGAGTGATGAAGAAATCGTATGCGTTGTGAAAAAAAGACTTTTTGAAAGAATAAACGAGGAAGAGGCAAAAAAGATTGTCGATGAATTCATTGAATACGCAAAGAGTGAAGGAATCTTATCATCGGAAGAGGAAGTACTCGAATACAGAAAAAGATTTCTGGAAAGTTACCCTTTCAAACCGGAAGTGATCGATGTTCTTTACAAAAGATGGGGTTCTTTTCCTTTCTTCCAGAGAACAAGAGGCGTTTTGAGGCTTCTTTCTTTGGTTGTTCATGAACTTCTTAAGGAAAATCTTCCATTCATTCGAATCTGTGATTTCAACTTAAAAAACGAAGATTTACGAAAGGAACTCGTAAAACACTTAGGCAGTGAATGGGAGAGCGTCATCTCTCAGGATATAACTGATAGTAGTTCGGGAGCGAAAACGGTCGATAAAGAGCTTCCTGCCTCATACAGTTCATACAAACTCGGGACAGCTGTTAGTACAGCGATTTTCATGATGTGTTTCACAGGAAGGGGATCGATAGAGGTCAGCATCAAAGAAATAAAGAAAGCCGTTTCTGTCCCCGGACTACCGAGTAGTGTGATAGACACCGTTATAAACAATCTGAAAGAAAAACTCTTCTTCCTGTCGGATGAAGGGCTCTTCTTCACAAACCAGCCGAATCTCAACAGAATTCTGGTCACCAGAGAAGAAAACATTGAGGAAAATGAGATTTATGAGAAGGAGTTAGAAATTCTGAAGAAACATGTGACAAATGGTTCCCATGGATTCAAGGTTTACTTGCATCCGAAGTTTCCAAAAGATGTACCGGACAATTCAGACCTAAAACTTGTGATTCTTGCCAGCGAAAAGCCGAGCATTGATTTTCTTGAAAGATGTGGTGAAAGCCCAAGGGTCTACAGGAACACACTGGTATTTCTTTGTGTTGACGAAACCCAGAGGGGTGCCTTCTATGGATATTTGAAAAAACTCATTGCAGCCATGAGTGTTCAGAGAAGTGACCTAGTTAGAAGTTTAACGGAAGGGCAAAAAAGAGAACTGGGAAATAAAATTAAAAACTACGAAGAAAGAGAGTACGAGGAACTGAGGAAGTATTACCGAAAATTGTTCCTTCCAGGAAAAGATGGATTTGAAGAGATGGATATGAGTTACCCAATGTACGGAGGAGAATCATTCCTGGACAAAGAGATATATGAGTATCTGAAGGAACAGGGTAAGATTCTCGAAGACATATCTCCTAAATTCATAAAAGCCAAGTACCTTTCTGAAAACGACTATCTGGAAACATCCAGGTTGTATGACGCTTTCCTTAAAACTCCTGGTGAAATCATGTTGAAGTCAAAGGATGTACTGATAAACGGTATAAAGAGGGGAGTTGAAGAAGGACTGTTTGGTTTTGGATACCTCGAGGAAGAAAAACCTGTCTGCGTGAAAATAGATGATCGTTTGGAAGATGTAACGTTTGAAGAGAACGAGATAATAGTGAAACCAGATATTTGCAAAAAAGACGCTCAAACAGAGAAAAAAGAAGGTGAAGAAGGGACGGGTTCATCAGAGGAAAACCAGACTTATGGTGGAATTGAATTAGGAGGCTCTGTCACTATAAGCGAAAGTGCTGAAACAAGTACTGTATCAGATGAGAAAAAAATAAGACAACTGAGACTTGAACTCAAAGTTCCCATTGGACAAACATCGACCGTCACAAGAATTTTGAATTATCTGAAGGACAGGTTCTCACGCGTAACGGTAACCGTGTCTATCCAGGCAGAAGATGGCGGACTGGAAAAATCCGATTACGAGGATAGAATACTGGAGGCTTTGAGACAGTCCGGGATCAATATCATCTCTGAGGATAAGAAATGA
- a CDS encoding HEPN domain-containing protein, giving the protein MSEREKIIEYWRKRARECLDDAKLLLENKRFHSAVNRIYYALFYQVSALLLTKGLSFSKHSGVLAAFNREFVKTGKIDKELGKFYNRMFEHRRTGDYGELVEFEEEDVKGWLRKAEEFLDAVEKLMGELK; this is encoded by the coding sequence ATGAGCGAGAGGGAGAAAATCATTGAATACTGGAGAAAGAGAGCAAGAGAATGCCTTGATGACGCAAAACTGCTTTTGGAAAATAAGAGATTTCATTCTGCGGTAAACAGAATATATTATGCCCTATTTTATCAAGTTTCTGCGCTTCTCCTCACCAAGGGCCTTTCGTTTTCCAAACACAGTGGAGTTCTGGCAGCTTTCAACAGAGAGTTTGTAAAAACCGGAAAGATAGATAAAGAATTGGGGAAATTTTACAACCGCATGTTTGAACACAGAAGAACTGGAGATTATGGGGAACTCGTTGAGTTTGAGGAGGAAGATGTGAAAGGCTGGCTAAGAAAAGCTGAAGAATTTCTGGATGCTGTTGAAAAGCTTATGGGGGAATTGAAATGA
- a CDS encoding nucleotidyltransferase domain-containing protein: MMEILQIVAEFKEKVSEKFGKVEVILFGSRARDKAEEESDIDILVILDRDVDIKVRESIYDIAYELNLKYDVVLDVSVYSRKEWDRYRGVLPFIINIEKEGVVV, encoded by the coding sequence ATGATGGAAATACTCCAAATAGTAGCGGAATTCAAGGAAAAGGTTTCTGAAAAATTTGGCAAGGTGGAGGTTATACTATTCGGTTCTCGTGCAAGAGACAAAGCCGAAGAGGAATCGGATATTGATATCCTTGTGATACTGGACAGAGACGTTGATATTAAAGTGAGGGAATCTATTTACGACATTGCTTATGAACTCAACCTCAAATACGATGTTGTTCTGGATGTAAGCGTTTATTCGAGAAAGGAATGGGATAGATACAGGGGAGTCCTTCCGTTCATCATCAACATCGAAAAAGAAGGTGTAGTTGTATGA
- a CDS encoding DUF438 domain-containing protein, translating into MEREKVEVFKDILKRLHRGEDIESLKKQFGELLSRLSPFEIPVIEQELLREGEINVRDIIKMCDLHVEFFRGAVSEAGREIENLPEGHPLRTLYEENKQILKDAEALGLLASSTFSLQKEDPRRRNFYEKLIQHVSELSRIGYTHYTREEMLIFPYIERRGITAVPTVLWSKHDEVRLKIKLLINLLKKEEDDERLKKEALELSRMLSDMVFRENNILYPTLKVLLSEGEWKAIKMFEKDIGYYKVEVVKEWETSAEPLLPHQIDPTVSPETYEKLPEEIKRVVGALRPDTEYSLVRENDLKLKSGYLSIEELNAIFKTLPIDVTFVDKHDRVRFFSESHRIFHRSPTVLGRPVQFCHPPRSVHIVNKILKAFKEGRKDPAEFWINMGERKIHIRYFPVLDENGNYMGTLEVVQDITDIRKLEGEKRLLDWE; encoded by the coding sequence ATGGAAAGAGAAAAGGTGGAAGTCTTCAAAGACATACTGAAGAGACTTCACAGAGGTGAGGATATAGAGTCTCTGAAGAAACAGTTTGGCGAGCTGCTTTCCAGATTGTCACCGTTTGAAATTCCCGTTATAGAACAGGAACTTCTCAGAGAAGGTGAGATCAATGTGAGAGACATCATCAAGATGTGCGATCTTCATGTTGAGTTCTTCAGGGGAGCCGTATCAGAGGCTGGTAGAGAAATAGAAAACCTTCCAGAAGGTCATCCTCTGAGAACTCTGTACGAAGAGAACAAACAGATACTCAAAGACGCAGAGGCTCTGGGTTTGCTGGCTTCCAGTACGTTTTCCCTTCAAAAGGAAGATCCTCGAAGAAGAAACTTCTACGAAAAACTCATCCAGCACGTGTCGGAACTTTCCAGAATAGGATACACGCACTACACAAGAGAGGAGATGTTGATATTTCCATACATCGAAAGAAGGGGAATCACCGCAGTTCCCACCGTTCTCTGGTCAAAACATGATGAGGTGAGATTGAAAATAAAACTCCTGATCAACCTTCTGAAGAAAGAAGAAGACGATGAACGGCTGAAAAAAGAAGCCCTCGAACTTTCAAGGATGCTCTCGGATATGGTCTTCAGAGAAAACAACATCCTCTATCCAACTTTGAAGGTTCTTCTCTCCGAAGGTGAATGGAAGGCCATAAAGATGTTTGAAAAAGACATAGGATACTACAAGGTGGAAGTGGTGAAAGAGTGGGAAACTTCTGCAGAGCCACTCCTTCCACACCAGATAGACCCAACCGTTTCTCCCGAAACGTACGAAAAGCTACCCGAAGAGATCAAAAGGGTTGTAGGAGCACTCAGACCTGACACTGAGTATTCACTTGTTCGAGAAAATGATCTGAAACTGAAAAGCGGATATCTTTCCATAGAGGAGTTGAACGCAATTTTCAAGACTTTGCCAATCGATGTCACCTTTGTGGACAAACACGACAGAGTTCGTTTCTTCTCAGAAAGCCACAGGATATTCCACAGATCACCCACCGTCCTCGGAAGACCGGTACAGTTCTGTCACCCACCAAGAAGCGTTCATATCGTGAACAAGATCCTGAAGGCCTTCAAAGAGGGAAGAAAAGACCCTGCAGAGTTCTGGATCAACATGGGGGAGAGAAAGATCCACATAAGATACTTCCCTGTTCTGGATGAAAATGGAAACTACATGGGCACCCTCGAAGTCGTTCAGGACATCACCGACATAAGAAAACTCGAGGGAGAAAAAAGACTCCTGGACTGGGAGTAA
- a CDS encoding MG2 domain-containing protein, whose protein sequence is MRSLLFSFIIFMTAFLFGGYAYFSGDPILRTGEGISFVISDMENVVLNVWKVEDEEKFLRAVFAGENFDFWWQKNNPLVYRKTFSSRNEWKRFSVPLKEKGFYFATLTSPAPFMSKELDRGLFIVTDLEVIYFSDGKRTVLHVFDIDDGFAEKAEVILYRDSKPIGRFFTDEYGTVEVTDLFDTVYVRYKDSLFVGEVFTSGRTFEDEKLFFITDRPIYKPSDTVYFRGQLFKVDGNVYKAFEKTEVTVTVFDTKENEIYRSTFETNSLGGFNGSLKLPDTAPVGLYRIKIEHGENTFWENFLVEEYRKPEYRVNIETDRETYISGEVINYRIRVKYFNDQPVEKAEVAYYVHAFPEDESGYLVYRGTGFTNEKGVLEFGVKTQEGFQGVYVLEVIVADVSQRQIEEKKNVKVYADDVLISPQDSFVYTSPGNQVRMTVKVTDLSGNPLEGVLYVLHDDSTSTAVVENGEATFDFVPYEARCYKLELSFKKAKTHVYVCAYHGARTSNEFVIITESDTVKPGDRIPIRLLAPGSVKGVLGIASKRIYKTIPVVFTGSTELLVEIPEDILEKNIFFVFVGFDEKGSIYLTKKLDVSLNTNFTAMEIVFDKDKYEPGEIAQITVKSSVDEVCISVVDEAIYDLVEMEPPLLEEFLYPSVNYPQIRNGFASRWSLYVSRNSIRNKLASLPEEKTFADFKQNAFPSRVNVREYFPDTVLWIPAVKLHDGTARISFKVPDSITSFKATAYGFSKDRFSQGEERIVVSKKFYITPHLPSFLREGDIMRLSATVFNRTEKEFPVEIRIELPSNIKLVEGNPSRRFLMGANSSHTETWTVKAISPSEESFVKFFASGGDLSDAISLKVPVKRFAFEREFYRIVFVDGEETLTLPEGPFVFSKIRFLSSITPLIEDSLRQLIDFPYGCVEQTMSRFFPAVVAANLGLKVEDLDEIIQRGLFRIYYYQHADGGWGWFDTDETNNFMTCYVMEGLYFTMKAGYDVAESVVNRGIEYLKSHPSAYGSYVLNLYGVEHKPFEPKTPADLVFLSMKSKEALTEVLKYVVQDDQKAYLKVTSEDPLISEIQLNSVLLRALVKWKEFPELRKKLMNYLLLKKEGYFWTSTKDTSFAILALLEAMPVYESTSLKVLNSGKVFVLVPGEESQLVPGSLVVSGNGLVEVHVIYPVVPKESVSEGMKIKRKFYKRYELFIEEERKLVDVFLPLGKGYVPHSIHTVEKEENEELFILPYEHRDKTFEYLGITIRVKGNQAEIKEEAYPFSKIKTRDGLILIVSKDEVLVYDTRKNVITRYLEVIDGDFVGDKIVLFKKGKVIAGEEEIPVPEDVAKLSCSGNELILKGQNRMYWYTGGRFVELPFVAEKVLLWDGKKLVAQDVRFSGSSNVLEGTYKVTFDVEDVSVQVGDIVKTIISIEGDGEYLIVEDFIPSCAQVIPNYKEKGVEENKFVYGWYGFWDEWYSGREFHKDRVAFFAIWNYGKSFEYFWRVTSDGEFHLLPARVYSMYSRDVYAHSDPFVFRIGKHPLDGGDSQP, encoded by the coding sequence ATGAGAAGTTTGCTTTTTTCCTTCATTATCTTTATGACTGCTTTCCTCTTTGGAGGCTATGCGTACTTTTCAGGAGATCCCATCCTGCGAACTGGTGAAGGAATTTCTTTTGTCATTTCGGACATGGAAAATGTTGTCTTGAATGTGTGGAAAGTGGAAGACGAAGAGAAATTCTTGAGGGCTGTTTTCGCTGGAGAAAACTTCGATTTCTGGTGGCAGAAAAACAACCCCCTCGTTTACAGAAAAACGTTCTCTTCAAGGAACGAGTGGAAAAGATTCTCTGTGCCCTTGAAAGAAAAGGGCTTTTATTTTGCTACTCTGACTTCTCCAGCACCCTTCATGTCAAAAGAGCTCGACAGAGGTTTGTTCATCGTCACCGATCTTGAGGTAATCTACTTTTCCGATGGAAAAAGGACGGTGCTCCATGTTTTTGATATCGACGATGGTTTTGCAGAGAAAGCGGAAGTGATTCTGTACAGAGATTCGAAACCTATCGGCAGATTCTTCACCGATGAATATGGAACCGTTGAAGTTACCGATCTTTTTGACACAGTCTATGTCAGGTATAAAGACTCTCTCTTCGTCGGTGAAGTGTTCACCTCTGGAAGGACTTTTGAAGATGAAAAACTCTTTTTCATCACAGACAGGCCCATTTACAAACCGTCCGATACCGTTTACTTCAGAGGACAGCTTTTCAAAGTTGATGGAAACGTGTACAAGGCTTTTGAAAAAACAGAAGTAACCGTGACTGTTTTTGATACGAAGGAAAACGAAATCTACAGGTCAACTTTTGAAACCAACTCACTCGGAGGCTTCAACGGAAGTTTGAAATTACCAGACACGGCTCCAGTTGGTCTTTACAGGATAAAGATCGAGCATGGTGAGAACACGTTCTGGGAGAACTTTCTGGTTGAGGAGTACAGAAAGCCAGAATACAGAGTAAACATCGAAACCGACAGGGAAACGTACATATCCGGAGAAGTTATAAACTACCGAATCAGAGTTAAGTATTTCAACGATCAGCCGGTCGAAAAAGCAGAGGTTGCCTACTACGTCCATGCGTTCCCAGAAGACGAAAGTGGTTATTTGGTCTACAGAGGAACAGGCTTCACGAACGAAAAGGGAGTTCTGGAGTTTGGTGTGAAGACCCAAGAAGGTTTTCAGGGGGTCTACGTTCTGGAGGTCATCGTGGCAGACGTGAGTCAGAGGCAGATCGAAGAGAAAAAGAATGTGAAGGTATACGCTGATGACGTTTTAATCTCTCCACAGGACAGTTTCGTTTACACATCCCCTGGAAATCAGGTGAGGATGACTGTGAAGGTAACGGATCTGTCGGGAAACCCTCTGGAAGGTGTTCTCTACGTCTTGCACGATGATTCAACGAGCACGGCGGTTGTGGAAAACGGCGAAGCAACTTTCGACTTCGTTCCATATGAAGCCAGGTGCTATAAACTGGAACTGTCTTTCAAGAAGGCAAAAACGCATGTTTACGTGTGTGCCTACCATGGTGCAAGAACGAGCAATGAGTTCGTGATCATCACAGAGAGCGATACGGTGAAACCTGGTGATAGAATACCGATTCGTCTCCTTGCCCCTGGTAGTGTGAAGGGTGTTCTGGGAATTGCTTCGAAGAGGATCTACAAAACAATTCCCGTTGTCTTCACAGGTTCCACCGAACTTCTCGTTGAAATTCCTGAAGATATCCTGGAAAAGAACATTTTCTTTGTTTTTGTTGGATTCGACGAAAAAGGTAGCATCTACCTGACCAAAAAGTTGGATGTTTCTTTGAATACCAATTTTACCGCCATGGAGATAGTGTTCGACAAAGACAAGTACGAGCCTGGAGAAATCGCACAAATCACAGTAAAATCCAGTGTGGATGAGGTTTGTATCTCGGTGGTTGATGAGGCAATATACGATCTTGTGGAAATGGAGCCTCCCCTTCTCGAAGAGTTTCTGTACCCTTCTGTGAACTATCCACAGATAAGAAATGGTTTTGCATCCAGATGGAGTCTTTACGTTTCGAGGAATTCGATCCGAAACAAACTTGCCTCGTTGCCCGAAGAGAAAACCTTTGCTGATTTCAAACAGAATGCTTTTCCCAGTAGGGTGAATGTCAGAGAATACTTTCCTGACACGGTCCTGTGGATACCTGCGGTGAAACTCCACGATGGCACGGCGAGGATAAGTTTCAAGGTGCCAGACAGTATAACGTCGTTCAAAGCAACTGCCTATGGTTTTTCAAAGGACAGGTTTTCCCAGGGAGAAGAGCGGATCGTTGTTTCCAAGAAATTCTACATAACACCACACCTTCCCTCTTTCCTGAGAGAAGGAGACATCATGAGGCTATCTGCAACTGTTTTCAACAGAACGGAGAAGGAGTTTCCCGTCGAGATCAGAATAGAACTCCCTAGTAACATAAAACTCGTTGAAGGAAATCCGTCGAGACGTTTCTTGATGGGAGCGAACTCGTCTCACACGGAGACTTGGACCGTAAAGGCGATTTCTCCTTCCGAGGAAAGTTTCGTGAAATTCTTTGCCAGTGGAGGCGATCTGAGCGATGCGATTTCACTGAAAGTTCCCGTCAAAAGGTTTGCTTTTGAGAGGGAATTTTACAGGATAGTGTTCGTAGATGGGGAAGAAACGCTGACGCTTCCAGAAGGGCCGTTTGTTTTTTCGAAGATAAGATTTTTGAGCAGCATAACACCACTCATCGAAGACAGCTTAAGGCAGCTCATAGATTTTCCGTACGGATGTGTTGAACAGACCATGAGTCGGTTCTTCCCCGCGGTGGTTGCGGCCAACCTGGGGTTGAAGGTGGAAGATCTGGATGAAATCATACAGAGAGGGTTGTTCAGAATATACTACTATCAGCACGCTGACGGTGGATGGGGATGGTTCGATACAGATGAAACCAACAATTTCATGACATGTTATGTTATGGAAGGGCTGTATTTCACAATGAAAGCAGGCTACGATGTGGCAGAAAGTGTTGTAAATAGAGGAATAGAGTACCTCAAATCCCACCCATCTGCTTATGGTTCTTACGTTCTGAATCTGTACGGTGTCGAACACAAGCCGTTCGAACCCAAAACTCCCGCAGATCTGGTCTTCCTGAGCATGAAATCGAAAGAAGCGCTGACAGAGGTATTGAAGTACGTCGTTCAGGACGATCAAAAAGCCTATTTGAAGGTGACCTCTGAAGATCCCCTCATCAGTGAGATTCAACTCAACAGTGTCTTACTCAGAGCCCTTGTGAAATGGAAAGAGTTCCCTGAGCTCAGAAAAAAACTGATGAATTACCTTCTTTTGAAGAAAGAAGGATATTTCTGGACCTCCACGAAGGACACTTCTTTTGCGATCCTTGCACTCCTTGAAGCGATGCCAGTGTACGAATCCACCTCTTTGAAGGTTTTAAACTCTGGAAAAGTGTTCGTACTGGTGCCAGGGGAGGAGAGCCAACTTGTTCCTGGATCTCTGGTTGTCTCAGGTAATGGTTTGGTGGAGGTACACGTCATATATCCAGTGGTGCCGAAAGAGTCCGTGAGCGAGGGTATGAAGATAAAAAGGAAGTTCTACAAGAGGTATGAACTTTTCATAGAAGAGGAAAGAAAACTCGTGGATGTCTTTTTGCCTCTCGGAAAAGGTTACGTTCCACACTCAATACACACAGTTGAAAAGGAAGAAAATGAAGAACTCTTCATCCTGCCCTATGAACATCGGGATAAAACGTTTGAATATTTAGGAATTACCATAAGGGTGAAAGGAAATCAGGCGGAAATAAAAGAAGAGGCGTATCCGTTTTCCAAAATAAAAACCAGAGATGGCCTGATTCTCATAGTTTCCAAAGATGAAGTACTCGTTTATGACACAAGGAAGAACGTCATCACAAGGTATCTGGAAGTTATAGATGGTGATTTTGTTGGGGATAAAATCGTCCTTTTCAAAAAAGGAAAGGTGATAGCAGGTGAAGAAGAAATCCCCGTTCCAGAGGATGTAGCGAAGCTTTCCTGTTCAGGAAACGAACTGATTCTTAAAGGACAAAACAGAATGTACTGGTATACTGGGGGAAGGTTCGTCGAACTACCGTTTGTTGCTGAGAAAGTTTTATTGTGGGATGGTAAGAAACTTGTGGCACAGGACGTACGTTTCAGCGGTTCTTCAAATGTGCTGGAGGGAACATACAAAGTAACTTTCGATGTCGAAGATGTGAGCGTTCAGGTTGGAGACATCGTCAAAACAATAATAAGCATTGAAGGTGATGGTGAATACCTGATCGTAGAAGATTTCATACCCTCCTGTGCTCAGGTGATTCCAAACTATAAAGAAAAAGGTGTCGAGGAAAACAAATTCGTGTATGGCTGGTATGGTTTCTGGGACGAGTGGTACTCTGGCAGGGAATTTCACAAGGATAGAGTGGCATTTTTCGCTATCTGGAATTACGGGAAAAGTTTCGAATATTTCTGGAGAGTGACATCGGATGGAGAGTTTCATCTTCTTCCGGCAAGGGTTTATTCGATGTATTCTCGTGACGTTTACGCTCATTCAGATCCATTCGTTTTTCGCATCGGTAAACATCCTCTCGATGGAGGAGATAGTCAACCTTGA
- a CDS encoding DUF1175 domain-containing protein, whose translation MKKYLILLIVTGVLLWNIVEIITFDVKVLKDTFVLKDVQDVFVPLEFKGASVNCSKDFVLKEGGVVIKNAKPGEVISMSFRSGGIFRVKKEWKITMKPSEEDSDGDGYPDSLELNSEDRERFRNWFIWIALSSFKNDPPHWPRNERDCSGFVRYCVREALKKHTANWFSLSGYDGPIWEDVEKYNYPNLPLVGTKIFRIKPGPYNGPDEFANFAIARILVECSMDFITKDVSQALPGDIAVFFHPQDVQMPYHLMIFVGNLNTAEHEGWFVYHTGPLGENQGELRFVRYSELVNYDPSWAPLEINPHFLGFYRFKFLN comes from the coding sequence ATGAAGAAATACCTGATTTTATTGATCGTTACAGGCGTCCTTCTGTGGAACATCGTTGAAATAATCACGTTCGATGTGAAGGTTTTGAAGGATACTTTTGTTCTGAAAGACGTTCAGGATGTTTTTGTTCCCCTGGAGTTTAAAGGAGCGAGTGTGAACTGTTCAAAGGATTTTGTTCTTAAAGAGGGCGGTGTTGTTATAAAGAACGCAAAACCAGGTGAGGTCATAAGCATGTCCTTCAGGAGTGGAGGAATTTTCAGGGTAAAAAAAGAGTGGAAGATCACGATGAAACCGAGTGAAGAAGATTCGGATGGCGATGGATACCCGGACTCTCTGGAACTGAACAGTGAGGACAGAGAAAGGTTCAGAAACTGGTTCATCTGGATAGCACTGTCTTCGTTTAAAAACGATCCTCCCCACTGGCCCAGAAACGAGAGGGACTGTTCAGGATTTGTCAGATACTGTGTGAGAGAGGCTTTGAAGAAACACACGGCGAACTGGTTTTCTCTCTCCGGGTACGATGGGCCCATCTGGGAAGATGTGGAAAAGTACAACTATCCTAATCTTCCTCTGGTTGGTACGAAGATATTCAGAATAAAGCCTGGTCCATACAACGGCCCAGACGAGTTTGCAAACTTTGCCATCGCAAGAATACTCGTGGAATGCAGCATGGATTTCATCACAAAGGATGTTTCTCAGGCACTTCCGGGTGATATAGCGGTTTTCTTTCACCCTCAAGACGTTCAAATGCCTTACCACCTCATGATCTTTGTGGGAAACCTGAACACAGCAGAACACGAGGGATGGTTTGTGTATCACACAGGACCACTCGGTGAAAATCAGGGAGAACTCAGATTTGTCAGATACTCGGAACTCGTGAATTATGATCCATCCTGGGCTCCACTGGAGATCAACCCGCACTTTCTGGGATTCTACAGGTTTAAATTTTTGAACTAA